From the genome of Triticum aestivum cultivar Chinese Spring chromosome 3B, IWGSC CS RefSeq v2.1, whole genome shotgun sequence, one region includes:
- the LOC123067084 gene encoding uncharacterized protein: protein MANFEITQYEGALVENTKISFRNLYLRRFSSGPEKNQLVLIDGYGSTDLGLTAANNWAIYDGTGPDAKLVAHAQGLQTNVAGNWYNSFVMVFEIERFKGSTLEIMGATVEKEGEWAIVGGTGGFAMARGIIQRKVHEKRADGEILELTIDAFYRMKMEVSLLFHYALVYLHFHTIYY from the exons ATGGCCAATTTTGAGATCACTCAATACGAGGGTGCACTTGTGGAGAACACCAAGATCAGCTTCCGCAACTTGTACTTGCGCCGGTTCTCTTCAGGACCAGAGAAGAACCAGTTAGTGCTAATAGACGGGTATGGTTCAACTGATCTTGGGCTTACTGCCGCCAACAACTGGGCAATATATGATGGCACCGGTCCGGATGCAAAGCTGGTTGCCCATGCACAAGGTCTGCAGACCAACGTTGCAGGCAACTGGTACAACTCATTCGTCATGGTGTTTGAGATTGAGAG GTTCAAGGGGTCCACGCTTGAGATAATGGGAGCAACAGTCGAGAAAGAAGGCGAGTGGGCAATTGTCGGTGGAACGGGTGGCTTTGCAATGGCTCGTGGTATCATCCAGAGAAAAGTACATGAAAAGAGAGCTGATGGAGAAATACTAGAGCTTACCATCGACGCATTCTACCGCATGAAGATGGAGGTGAGCCTACTATTCCATTATGCTCTTGTTTACTTGCACTTCCACACTATATACTACTAG